One window of the Lytechinus variegatus isolate NC3 chromosome 3, Lvar_3.0, whole genome shotgun sequence genome contains the following:
- the LOC121412196 gene encoding uncharacterized protein LOC121412196: MDKSSTTTASTPYADYSSTDQTSMYSGVRGLDYCSAAVSQGVGLYQGHAKSYGGLDPQGFDGHLVSGIGVQSTTNSYSHLGDSRHRLHEYNPPSTCNSMSSMNYVYNRSAYAYPGSVNHYGNSETEYPHIHKHVRSPTSAVSCATSGINFNGSYNSDSPSITNLDSPSPTSCALGSGQEPTSGQPLGSNGAATDDETRANAITNGRSPTSSSNGEAQSPSGEAGLYKWMRIKRNPPKTGQSVLRIYLNFFLFKDVHYSVDLQPAARVH, encoded by the coding sequence ATGGATAAATCGTCGACGACGACTGCTAGCACACCGTATGCCGACTATAGCTCAACAGATCAAACCAGCATGTATTCTGGAGTGAGAGGGCTTGATTATTGCAGCGCTGCCGTATCGCAGGGGGTAGGGCTTTACCAAGGCCATGCCAAGTCTTACGGGGGCCTCGACCCGCAAGGATTCGACGGCCATCTCGTATCGGGCATCGGAGTTCAAAGCACCACCAACTCGTACTCACATCTCGGTGATAGTCGTCATCGTCTCCATGAATACAACCCGCCATCGACCTGTAACTCGATGTCCAGTATGAACTATGTTTATAACCGTTCGGCGTATGCCTACCCCGGCTCCGTCAATCATTACGGGAACTCCGAGACCGAATACCCTCACATCCACAAACACGTCCGAAGTCCAACGTCGGCGGTGTCGTGTGCGACATCGGGTATCAACTTTAATGGTAGCTACAACAGCGATTCACCGTCGATAACGAACCTTGATTCGCCGTCACCAACGTCTTGTGCGTTGGGTTCTGGGCAAGAACCTACAAGCGGACAACCGCTTGGCTCCAATGGTGCTGCCACCGATGATGAGACCAGAGCGAACGCCATTACGAATGGGAGGTCGCCGACATCAAGCTCCAATGGTGAGGCGCAGTCACCATCAGGAGAAGCAGGTCTTTACAAATGGATGAGGATTAAAAGAAATCCTCCAAAAACAGGTCAGTCAGTTTTGCgtatttatcttaatttcttcCTTTTCAAAGATGTACATTATAGTGTTGATTTG